The Peribacillus sp. FSL P2-0133 genome has a segment encoding these proteins:
- a CDS encoding acetyl-CoA C-acetyltransferase, producing the protein MREVVIVGAARTPVGAFGGSLANVSAVDLGVVAAKEAIKRANISADMIDEVLVGNILSAGLGQNVARQVAIHAGIPERTPAMAINKLCGSGLRTVIMGAQFIALGDADVILAGGIESMSNAPYLLPNYRFGQKMGNAEAVDSMTYDALTDVFNQYHMGVTAENIAEQWEISREKQDEFALDSQLKAEKAQLEGRFADEIVPVEYKRRGKTVLVDQDEHPRHGLTIDQLAKLRPAFKENGTVTAGNASGINDGGAMLVLMSKEKADELGLEALATIKSYANAALDPKIMGYGPVPATRKALAKAGLTIDDLDLMEVNEAFAAQSLAVLKDLELKPEKVNVNGGAIALGHPVGASGARILVTLLYEMKRRDAKTGLATLCIGGGQGTALIVER; encoded by the coding sequence ATGAGAGAAGTAGTGATTGTAGGGGCAGCAAGAACACCAGTTGGTGCGTTTGGAGGCAGTCTTGCCAATGTGTCTGCGGTTGACTTGGGAGTTGTGGCCGCCAAGGAAGCGATTAAGCGGGCAAATATCTCGGCAGACATGATCGATGAGGTATTGGTAGGGAATATTCTATCTGCTGGATTAGGGCAAAATGTGGCACGTCAGGTTGCGATTCATGCAGGGATTCCGGAAAGAACGCCGGCCATGGCCATTAATAAACTTTGCGGATCTGGCCTCCGTACGGTAATAATGGGAGCGCAATTCATTGCCCTTGGTGATGCTGATGTGATTCTTGCCGGGGGGATTGAAAGCATGAGCAATGCTCCATATTTACTTCCAAATTATCGTTTTGGACAGAAAATGGGTAATGCCGAAGCAGTCGATTCCATGACATATGACGCCTTAACGGATGTTTTTAATCAATATCATATGGGCGTGACTGCGGAGAATATCGCCGAGCAGTGGGAAATCAGCCGTGAAAAGCAGGATGAATTTGCTTTAGATAGCCAACTGAAGGCTGAAAAGGCACAGCTTGAAGGAAGATTTGCAGATGAAATCGTACCTGTTGAATATAAACGCAGAGGAAAGACGGTCTTGGTGGACCAAGATGAACACCCGCGTCATGGGCTGACGATCGACCAGCTAGCGAAGCTGCGTCCTGCTTTTAAGGAAAATGGAACGGTTACGGCAGGAAATGCATCCGGAATCAATGATGGGGGTGCGATGTTAGTCCTGATGTCTAAAGAGAAAGCGGACGAGCTGGGACTGGAAGCATTAGCAACCATTAAGTCATATGCAAATGCCGCGCTTGATCCGAAAATCATGGGATACGGTCCTGTGCCTGCGACAAGAAAAGCTTTGGCAAAAGCGGGATTGACAATAGATGATCTTGATTTGATGGAAGTGAATGAAGCCTTTGCGGCACAGTCACTAGCCGTGCTTAAAGACCTTGAACTGAAGCCGGAGAAAGTGAATGTAAATGGCGGTGCGATTGCCCTGGGTCATCCGGTAGGTGCTTCCGGTGCCCGCATCTTAGTGACTTTATTGTATGAAATGAAGCGCAGGGATGCAAAAACCGGACTTGCCACATTATGTATCGGTGGCGGACAGGGAACTGCGCTGATTGTGGAACGGTAA
- a CDS encoding small acid-soluble spore protein H — MNAQRAEEIASSPNMVNVTYNEESIYIEHVDEQNGIATIHPLDDPNKKQSVSVTSLQEQ; from the coding sequence ATGAACGCACAACGAGCAGAAGAAATTGCTTCTTCACCAAATATGGTTAATGTAACCTATAATGAGGAAAGTATCTACATTGAGCATGTGGATGAACAAAATGGAATAGCTACAATCCATCCCCTTGATGATCCAAATAAAAAACAAAGTGTTTCTGTAACCAGCTTACAGGAACAGTAA
- a CDS encoding DUF3189 family protein — translation MMYIYNDYGGTHTTSLAAAYHLKQLPQSERKLTSEEILNVKYFNKFTKEDAGKLIFRGTDEEGNSVYTIGHKRDKLVVPALKELTLLLEEKFHFNEKIVFSNTSPTVPIAMSIGGYLSRALKIDFIGVPLLLIGAKQCCDNIFRLVENTKQIGKAANGEKVIILENEIYK, via the coding sequence ATGATGTATATCTATAATGATTATGGGGGAACACATACCACGTCTTTGGCTGCCGCATATCATTTAAAACAATTACCTCAATCGGAAAGAAAATTAACTTCGGAAGAAATATTAAATGTAAAATATTTTAATAAATTTACGAAAGAAGATGCTGGAAAGCTAATTTTTCGCGGGACCGATGAAGAGGGCAACTCAGTTTATACAATTGGACATAAAAGAGACAAACTTGTGGTTCCAGCATTAAAAGAATTGACTTTACTACTAGAAGAAAAATTTCATTTTAACGAAAAAATAGTATTCTCCAATACATCCCCAACTGTACCTATTGCTATGTCTATAGGGGGATATTTATCAAGAGCATTAAAAATTGATTTTATAGGTGTACCATTATTGCTTATAGGTGCCAAACAATGCTGTGATAATATTTTTCGGTTGGTTGAAAATACGAAACAAATAGGGAAAGCAGCGAATGGGGAAAAAGTGATTATATTGGAAAATGAAATATATAAGTAA
- a CDS encoding YvrJ family protein, with protein sequence MDQILPFVSDIGFPIIVTLYLLHRIETKLDTLNETLVELPDRLREGIPK encoded by the coding sequence GTGGATCAAATCCTGCCATTTGTCAGTGATATTGGGTTCCCGATCATTGTTACCCTTTATTTGCTTCATAGGATTGAAACGAAATTGGATACTTTGAATGAAACCCTTGTAGAGCTGCCAGATCGCTTGCGAGAAGGGATTCCCAAGTAG
- a CDS encoding 3-hydroxybutyrate dehydrogenase: MVKDKVAIITGSARGIGFEIGKIFAENGAKVVLSDLDQNTVEKAALDLRNKGLEVIGLKADVTSEEDIIQLIKQAKDKYGRIDIFINNAGLQHVAPIEEFPTEKFELMIKIMLTAPFISIKNVLPIMKEQGFGRIINISSINGLIGFANKAAYNSAKHGVIGLTKVAALESASFGITVNALCPGYVDTPLVRGQLEDLAKTRQVPLESVLEEVIYPLVPQNRLLDVSEIADYAIFLASDKARGITGQAVVLDGGYTAQ, from the coding sequence ATGGTTAAAGATAAAGTGGCGATAATTACCGGATCTGCTAGAGGAATCGGTTTTGAGATTGGAAAGATATTCGCTGAAAATGGCGCAAAGGTCGTTTTGTCCGACCTTGACCAAAACACAGTTGAAAAAGCTGCTTTAGACCTAAGGAACAAAGGCTTGGAAGTTATCGGCTTAAAAGCAGACGTAACAAGTGAAGAGGATATTATCCAACTAATCAAACAAGCTAAAGACAAATACGGACGAATAGATATTTTCATCAATAACGCCGGCCTTCAGCATGTTGCTCCTATCGAGGAGTTTCCAACTGAAAAATTCGAACTGATGATCAAAATCATGCTGACCGCGCCATTCATTTCAATTAAGAACGTTTTGCCGATCATGAAAGAACAAGGCTTCGGCAGAATCATCAACATCTCTTCCATTAACGGCCTGATTGGATTTGCCAACAAAGCAGCGTACAATAGTGCCAAACACGGTGTAATCGGATTAACGAAAGTCGCCGCCTTGGAAAGCGCCTCTTTTGGCATTACCGTCAATGCCCTTTGCCCAGGATACGTAGACACACCTCTCGTCCGCGGTCAATTGGAGGATCTAGCGAAAACAAGACAAGTCCCGCTAGAAAGCGTTTTGGAAGAGGTCATCTATCCACTTGTCCCACAAAACCGCTTACTCGATGTAAGTGAAATTGCCGACTACGCCATTTTCCTCGCAAGCGATAAAGCACGGGGCATCACTGGCCAGGCAGTCGTGTTAGATGGCGGATATACAGCTCAATAA
- a CDS encoding alpha/beta hydrolase — protein sequence MSEQILKINKVDICTESFGNRKDPAVLLIMGAMSSLDWWDDDFCLRLADSGRFVIRYDHRDLGRSVSYEPGTSNYTITDMADDAAGVLDAYSIERASIVGMSLGGMIGQILALRYPERVTTLTLIASSVFGTVMEKLPPMDQSILDHHAKSASMDWSNREAVIAFLADGWKTLAGSKPYEQERMYKLAKREADRAKQLPSRFNHALLAGGDEYFDRMGEISVPVLIIHGTEDPALPYEHGLALAKAIPHAELVTLDGSGHEIHSEDWDEIIDSIIKLTSR from the coding sequence ATGAGTGAACAGATACTGAAAATAAATAAAGTGGATATATGTACAGAAAGTTTTGGAAACCGTAAGGACCCTGCTGTGCTTTTGATCATGGGAGCGATGTCTTCATTAGACTGGTGGGATGATGACTTCTGTCTTCGCCTCGCTGATTCGGGGAGGTTTGTCATTCGGTACGATCATCGGGATCTCGGACGATCGGTCAGTTATGAACCCGGTACCTCCAACTATACAATAACGGACATGGCTGACGATGCCGCGGGTGTCCTGGACGCTTATTCCATAGAGCGGGCGTCGATCGTCGGAATGTCCCTAGGCGGTATGATCGGCCAGATTCTTGCATTAAGATATCCGGAACGCGTAACTACGCTTACGCTAATTGCATCAAGTGTGTTCGGGACTGTAATGGAAAAACTGCCTCCAATGGACCAAAGCATATTGGATCATCATGCGAAGAGTGCTTCCATGGATTGGTCAAATCGGGAGGCGGTCATCGCTTTTCTTGCGGATGGATGGAAAACTTTAGCCGGTTCCAAACCTTATGAGCAGGAAAGAATGTATAAACTGGCAAAAAGAGAGGCGGACCGCGCCAAACAACTACCGAGCAGATTTAATCATGCTTTGCTTGCTGGCGGAGACGAATATTTTGATAGAATGGGTGAGATATCCGTACCTGTCCTCATTATTCATGGCACAGAAGATCCAGCCTTGCCATACGAGCACGGACTTGCCCTTGCAAAAGCCATCCCTCATGCAGAATTAGTGACTCTTGATGGATCGGGACATGAGATTCATAGTGAAGATTGGGATGAAATTATCGATTCAATCATTAAGCTAACTTCGCGATAA
- a CDS encoding GNAT family N-acetyltransferase, with the protein MNIKGFAISTNKKYLDVDLIHNFLNQEAYWSKGIPKETVIKSIENTTLCFGVYKGELGNEGSEQVGFARVITDLATHAYLCDVFILPDYRKLGLSKWLMDVITNHSELEGVRRFMLATNDAHSLYKKYGFNQIDNPELFMQKVSKSPF; encoded by the coding sequence ATGAATATTAAAGGTTTTGCGATTTCTACTAATAAAAAGTATTTGGATGTAGATTTAATACATAATTTTTTGAATCAAGAAGCTTACTGGTCAAAGGGAATACCAAAGGAAACAGTAATAAAGTCAATTGAAAATACGACCTTATGTTTTGGGGTTTATAAAGGTGAATTAGGTAATGAAGGTAGTGAACAAGTTGGATTTGCAAGGGTAATAACAGATTTAGCAACACATGCATACCTTTGCGATGTGTTTATATTACCTGACTATCGTAAATTAGGATTATCAAAATGGTTAATGGATGTCATCACCAACCATTCTGAACTGGAAGGGGTCCGCAGGTTTATGCTAGCAACTAATGATGCACATTCATTATATAAAAAATACGGTTTTAATCAGATCGATAATCCAGAGCTATTTATGCAAAAAGTCAGTAAATCTCCATTTTAA
- a CDS encoding thiol-disulfide oxidoreductase DCC family protein, whose amino-acid sequence MNPVILFDGECNFCDSSVQFIIKRDPQELFHYASLQSEAGQELLKKYDVPADIDSMVLIERDKAYYKSSAALRICRRLQGAWKLLYGFIIVPSFIRNFVYDFIARNRYKWFGKKEESCMLPSPSVRKRFL is encoded by the coding sequence ATGAATCCGGTCATTTTATTTGATGGTGAATGCAACTTTTGCGATTCGAGTGTCCAGTTCATCATAAAGCGGGACCCGCAGGAGCTTTTTCATTACGCTTCACTTCAAAGTGAGGCGGGACAAGAGTTGCTGAAGAAGTATGATGTTCCTGCAGATATAGATAGCATGGTGCTGATCGAAAGGGATAAGGCCTACTATAAATCGTCTGCAGCCTTGAGGATTTGCCGCCGCTTACAAGGGGCCTGGAAATTGCTTTACGGTTTCATCATCGTTCCAAGCTTCATCCGGAACTTCGTTTATGATTTCATTGCCAGGAATCGTTACAAATGGTTCGGAAAGAAAGAAGAAAGCTGTATGCTGCCGTCGCCAAGTGTTCGAAAGCGATTTCTATAA
- a CDS encoding acyltransferase family protein yields MKRDPYFDNAKAVLIVLVVLGHTLARMVEENEWILTIYLFVFSFHMPAFILVSGYFSRKIKSKKDLWVLIKKILIPYVLFQVIYTFYYQKLFDEPIEFTILTPRWALWFLISLFFWNILLFIFSSRKYGIIFSIIVSLIIGYMGEVNEWLSLSRTFFFFPFFLIGHFLEKDHFEWVKKKSNALIGWVVLGLIFTGIYFYGEMTWREWFYGRLSYKELMEGSIALGFIYKLIVYLIMGAATYCFLCIVPKKHTFFTELGSITLVIYLFHMFILEYVYNSFIYDWIKESGQYYVLLVISVTIIFILSRKPIVKVECMLLGMKMKT; encoded by the coding sequence ATGAAACGTGATCCTTATTTTGATAATGCGAAAGCTGTTTTAATCGTACTAGTGGTTTTGGGACACACATTAGCTCGAATGGTAGAAGAAAACGAATGGATTTTAACTATTTATTTGTTTGTTTTTTCATTCCATATGCCAGCTTTTATTTTAGTATCCGGCTATTTTTCAAGAAAGATAAAAAGTAAAAAGGACCTCTGGGTGCTAATAAAGAAAATATTAATTCCCTATGTACTATTCCAGGTGATTTATACCTTCTATTATCAGAAGTTATTTGATGAACCAATTGAATTCACCATTTTGACTCCAAGGTGGGCCTTATGGTTCTTAATAAGCTTATTCTTTTGGAATATATTATTGTTTATATTTTCCTCCAGGAAATATGGAATCATTTTTTCGATAATTGTATCTCTAATAATTGGTTACATGGGTGAAGTTAATGAATGGTTAAGTTTGTCGAGAACGTTCTTTTTCTTTCCTTTCTTTTTAATTGGACATTTTTTAGAAAAAGATCATTTTGAATGGGTTAAAAAGAAAAGTAATGCCCTAATCGGCTGGGTTGTACTAGGGTTAATCTTTACCGGTATTTATTTCTATGGTGAAATGACTTGGAGGGAATGGTTTTATGGTCGTTTAAGTTATAAGGAATTAATGGAAGGTTCCATTGCCCTCGGTTTTATATATAAGTTGATCGTTTATTTAATCATGGGAGCAGCAACTTATTGTTTTCTTTGTATTGTTCCTAAAAAGCATACATTTTTTACTGAATTAGGATCCATTACATTGGTTATTTATCTTTTTCATATGTTTATTCTGGAATATGTTTATAACTCATTTATTTATGATTGGATCAAAGAAAGTGGCCAATATTATGTTTTATTAGTCATATCTGTAACTATTATATTTATATTATCAAGAAAGCCGATTGTAAAAGTGGAATGTATGTTATTAGGAATGAAAATGAAAACATAA
- a CDS encoding 3-hydroxyacyl-CoA dehydrogenase family protein — MIKKIAIIGSGVMGSGIAQSFAVSGYFVTINDIKVELLYHAQNRISENLSLLIEEGTLTDQEKQGALANITYSVDLEGAVRDADFIIEAIPEVLELKLNLYQQMEEIIKPDAIVASNTSTFPISQLMEKASFADRMVITHFFNPGHLVPLVEIVQHDETKPEIVKTTMDLMRKIGKSPILLKKEIAGFIANRLQTALMREAFYLLKEGVADAEDIDTAITAGPGFRWAFTGPIEIADFGGLDTWQRVFDNVSPVLDQSKEAPDLIRDLVAKGKLGTKSGEGIFTYEGSTVSQKINERDRNFIKLGKLKMEKEEVL, encoded by the coding sequence ATGATTAAAAAAATAGCCATTATCGGTTCAGGTGTAATGGGGAGCGGGATCGCTCAGTCTTTTGCAGTTAGCGGATATTTCGTCACCATTAACGATATAAAGGTAGAGTTGCTATACCATGCCCAAAATCGAATTTCTGAGAATCTATCATTGCTCATTGAGGAAGGGACCTTGACTGATCAGGAAAAGCAAGGTGCTTTAGCGAATATTACGTATAGCGTAGATTTGGAAGGGGCTGTAAGGGATGCTGACTTTATCATTGAGGCGATTCCGGAAGTCCTCGAGCTGAAGTTAAATCTATATCAGCAAATGGAGGAAATAATCAAACCGGATGCCATTGTTGCTTCAAATACATCGACCTTTCCGATTTCTCAATTGATGGAGAAGGCCTCGTTTGCGGACAGAATGGTAATCACGCATTTCTTTAATCCTGGCCATTTGGTTCCGTTGGTTGAAATTGTTCAGCATGACGAAACAAAGCCCGAAATCGTCAAGACAACAATGGATTTAATGCGTAAAATCGGCAAGTCTCCGATTCTCTTGAAAAAAGAAATAGCAGGATTCATCGCCAATCGTCTTCAGACTGCCTTGATGCGCGAAGCCTTTTATCTATTGAAAGAGGGCGTTGCCGATGCTGAGGATATCGATACGGCGATAACGGCTGGACCAGGTTTTCGATGGGCATTTACTGGGCCGATCGAGATTGCTGATTTTGGCGGACTGGATACATGGCAGCGCGTTTTTGATAATGTTTCACCGGTATTGGATCAAAGTAAGGAAGCCCCTGATTTGATTCGTGATTTGGTGGCTAAGGGAAAGCTTGGGACGAAGTCGGGAGAAGGGATTTTTACGTATGAAGGATCTACCGTTTCCCAGAAAATCAATGAGAGGGACCGTAATTTTATTAAACTGGGAAAATTAAAAATGGAGAAGGAGGAAGTATTATGA
- a CDS encoding D-alanyl-D-alanine carboxypeptidase family protein: MKKFFFIFILALIPFASTTVSAESDLPLNSEAGIIIDAKSGNVLYEKNMDKSMYPASLTKVATAIYAIEHGDQDELVTISKKAAEADGSSVFIEPGEEIELSKLIAGMLINSGNDAAIAIAEHMSGSEKLFMEDLNEFLRKEVNVTDTHFTNPHGLFDKDHVTTASDLAKITQYAMKNETFREYFGKKELPWEVETWDTTLVTHHKMLKGELPYKGITGGKTGFVSKSGYTLISTATRGEQDLIAVTLKAPSDKVAYSDTELLFNYGFENFKSGKIDKKSKLYSADYSHSYMLNEDLYYTHLISDEPSLKTSNDGILSIMNQQGEAIESFDLKTVADVRNTVLPASIKQETIDDELLNFMSHLKDREASSFLLKKSPHGIRGVVAYTYPGN; the protein is encoded by the coding sequence ATGAAAAAGTTTTTCTTCATCTTCATCTTGGCTTTAATCCCCTTCGCCTCTACGACTGTAAGTGCAGAATCTGACTTACCTCTCAATAGTGAAGCAGGGATCATTATTGATGCGAAAAGTGGGAATGTATTATACGAAAAAAATATGGATAAAAGTATGTATCCAGCCAGTCTAACGAAAGTTGCCACTGCTATATATGCTATAGAACACGGGGATCAGGACGAACTGGTGACGATAAGCAAAAAAGCAGCGGAGGCAGACGGTTCTTCGGTATTTATTGAACCTGGGGAGGAAATAGAGCTTTCCAAATTAATTGCAGGAATGCTAATCAACTCCGGAAATGATGCAGCCATCGCAATTGCCGAGCACATGTCTGGTAGTGAAAAACTATTCATGGAAGATTTGAATGAGTTTTTAAGAAAAGAAGTAAACGTCACCGATACTCATTTTACGAACCCCCATGGATTATTTGACAAAGACCATGTAACGACAGCCAGTGACCTTGCGAAAATTACCCAATATGCAATGAAAAATGAAACTTTCCGTGAGTATTTTGGAAAGAAGGAGTTACCATGGGAAGTGGAAACATGGGACACAACTCTAGTTACCCATCATAAAATGTTAAAAGGCGAACTCCCCTATAAGGGAATAACCGGCGGGAAAACGGGTTTCGTCAGTAAATCCGGTTACACCCTGATTTCCACTGCCACTAGGGGAGAACAGGACTTGATTGCCGTCACTCTGAAAGCCCCTTCGGACAAGGTTGCCTACTCTGATACTGAGCTTTTATTCAACTATGGTTTTGAAAACTTTAAATCAGGTAAAATTGATAAAAAAAGCAAACTTTATTCAGCGGACTACTCTCATTCCTACATGCTGAACGAAGACTTATACTATACTCATTTAATTAGTGATGAACCTAGTCTAAAAACGAGTAATGATGGAATTCTCTCAATCATGAACCAACAAGGGGAAGCAATAGAATCCTTTGACCTTAAAACGGTCGCTGATGTCAGGAACACAGTATTGCCTGCCTCGATTAAACAAGAAACAATCGATGATGAGCTACTAAATTTTATGTCTCATCTCAAGGATAGAGAGGCTTCGTCATTTTTACTAAAAAAATCTCCGCATGGAATCAGAGGCGTTGTTGCTTATACATACCCCGGAAACTAA
- a CDS encoding DUF3238 domain-containing protein produces the protein MKKLIVHYSFPRLKVGGVTFTARHSLLALGLAGIAYLISNKRKHQAVFKTASLMCKIERKEDSIKLIWPDEGGFFRVFRGKELIYSGPEPRMADQGLTPGTIYTYSIDSLNEKEQSVNRMKIQTSTTAENKKEDNILLDLVFTTIVAKGQASLEWEPIKGIKEYRVYRNGVAIGKVGGCSFSDRSISEDQEYTYTIKAKRPLPRSEQESYAVKSLVASIVGAVKKGSSQAQAAIEEITNTKKIGPVKQLLRSVENDVEGKKKKNWQLRYSTFLPEEWLKNPNIASKVPYFKGDNRGYDPESPRYRTRVDVYIHEKESEAEIEFTKAVGKSEAYNHDGDFLEEGVASDEDIVVKHVLSNHEKTTIQLTHSVGNPIIISPAVDYKVIGTFYRNGEINIAGYHDQAPHHEVYLKEADEQNWEPLHLAENKGLEMMAHPMANHLWRYSTFTQ, from the coding sequence ATGAAGAAGTTGATCGTCCATTATTCATTTCCCCGTTTAAAAGTAGGCGGAGTTACATTCACTGCACGGCATTCATTGCTTGCTCTTGGTCTTGCGGGCATCGCTTATCTCATTTCGAATAAGAGGAAGCATCAAGCGGTATTCAAAACGGCTTCATTGATGTGTAAGATCGAACGGAAAGAAGATTCCATTAAGCTTATTTGGCCTGATGAAGGTGGTTTCTTTCGGGTATTTAGGGGGAAAGAGCTGATTTACAGCGGCCCGGAGCCAAGGATGGCAGATCAGGGACTGACTCCAGGAACCATCTATACGTACTCGATAGATAGCTTGAATGAAAAGGAACAGTCAGTGAACAGGATGAAAATACAGACATCAACGACCGCCGAGAATAAAAAAGAGGATAATATCCTTTTGGATTTGGTATTCACCACGATTGTCGCAAAAGGCCAAGCCAGCCTGGAATGGGAGCCCATCAAGGGAATAAAAGAGTATCGGGTTTACCGAAATGGAGTGGCTATTGGGAAAGTGGGTGGATGTTCCTTCAGTGATCGGAGTATTAGTGAGGATCAGGAATACACATATACCATTAAAGCAAAGCGGCCCCTTCCGCGTTCAGAGCAGGAGTCCTATGCCGTGAAATCCCTTGTAGCGAGTATTGTCGGAGCCGTAAAAAAAGGATCATCCCAAGCACAGGCAGCGATCGAGGAAATAACGAATACGAAAAAGATAGGACCTGTAAAACAGCTTTTGCGGTCAGTTGAAAACGATGTGGAAGGTAAAAAGAAAAAAAATTGGCAGCTGCGCTATTCCACCTTTCTACCGGAAGAGTGGCTGAAAAACCCCAATATTGCCTCAAAGGTTCCCTATTTTAAAGGAGACAACCGCGGGTATGATCCTGAATCACCCCGATACAGGACTAGGGTCGATGTGTACATTCACGAAAAGGAAAGTGAAGCTGAGATTGAATTTACCAAAGCAGTCGGGAAAAGCGAGGCCTACAATCATGATGGGGATTTCCTCGAAGAAGGAGTGGCCTCGGATGAAGACATTGTAGTGAAGCATGTATTATCAAATCATGAGAAAACAACGATTCAGCTGACACACTCTGTAGGCAACCCAATCATCATTTCTCCTGCCGTTGATTATAAAGTGATCGGGACCTTTTACCGAAATGGCGAAATCAATATAGCCGGCTATCATGATCAGGCACCGCATCACGAAGTCTACCTAAAGGAGGCAGATGAACAAAACTGGGAACCCTTGCACCTAGCGGAAAACAAAGGGCTCGAAATGATGGCGCATCCAATGGCCAACCATTTATGGAGATACTCTACATTTACACAATGA
- a CDS encoding AraC family transcriptional regulator, translating into MDLLKNMNGAIKFIEENLTNEIDFKEVARLAYCSEYHFKRMFSFLAGISLSEYIRRRRLTLAAFELKGNSIKVIDIAIKYGYSSPDSFARAFQHLHGITPSEARSNGHSLKAYPPMSFQLSIKGGSEMNYRIEEKEAFHIIGIKKRVPIIFNGVNPEIASMWKSLDEKTINELKNLSNVEPLGLLSASANFSEGRLEEKGELDHYIGAATTRECPDNLTQLEVDASTWAVFEAVGPFPETLQNVWGRIYSEWFPSSNYEQREGPEILWNENKDITSPTFRSEIWIPVLTK; encoded by the coding sequence ATGGATTTGCTAAAAAATATGAATGGTGCCATTAAATTCATTGAAGAAAATCTTACGAACGAAATTGACTTTAAAGAAGTTGCAAGGCTAGCTTATTGCTCGGAATATCATTTTAAAAGGATGTTTTCCTTCCTTGCAGGTATTTCACTATCCGAGTATATCCGCCGAAGACGACTTACACTTGCAGCGTTTGAGCTAAAGGGTAACAGCATAAAGGTCATTGATATAGCGATAAAGTACGGATACAGCTCACCTGACTCTTTTGCAAGAGCGTTTCAACATTTGCATGGTATCACACCATCAGAAGCGAGAAGTAACGGCCATTCACTTAAAGCCTATCCACCAATGTCCTTCCAATTATCCATTAAAGGAGGCAGTGAAATGAACTATCGAATTGAAGAAAAAGAGGCATTTCACATTATTGGAATTAAAAAAAGAGTACCAATCATTTTTAACGGGGTTAATCCAGAGATTGCATCTATGTGGAAAAGTTTAGACGAGAAAACGATAAATGAACTTAAAAACCTATCGAATGTCGAGCCATTGGGGCTGCTTAGTGCATCTGCGAATTTTTCCGAAGGCCGGTTGGAGGAAAAAGGGGAGCTTGACCATTATATCGGCGCAGCGACAACGAGGGAATGTCCAGATAACTTAACACAGCTTGAAGTTGATGCATCTACATGGGCAGTATTCGAAGCGGTAGGTCCCTTTCCTGAAACACTGCAAAATGTATGGGGACGTATTTATTCCGAATGGTTTCCATCCTCTAACTATGAACAAAGGGAAGGACCGGAAATCCTTTGGAACGAAAATAAAGATATAACCTCACCAACATTTAGAAGTGAAATATGGATCCCCGTTTTGACAAAGTGA
- a CDS encoding YjcZ family sporulation protein, whose amino-acid sequence MSSCGHESSCCNDIGGFGGGFAFIVVLFILLIIVGASCFGGGYGGGYGGGYGPVQGYGGYC is encoded by the coding sequence TTGTCAAGTTGTGGTCATGAATCAAGTTGTTGTAATGATATTGGTGGATTTGGTGGCGGCTTCGCTTTTATAGTCGTTTTGTTTATACTCTTAATCATCGTTGGAGCTTCTTGTTTCGGCGGCGGTTACGGCGGCGGTTACGGTGGCGGTTACGGCCCCGTACAAGGATATGGCGGTTACTGCTAA
- a CDS encoding general stress protein, whose translation MTNNNEKMSREEAGRKGGEATAKKHDKEFFQEIGQKGGEATSENHDKEFYQEIGEKGGGARANQRDGSDDGKMSREEAGRKGGEKSRR comes from the coding sequence ATGACTAACAACAATGAAAAAATGAGCAGGGAAGAAGCTGGCCGCAAAGGCGGGGAAGCGACAGCAAAAAAACATGATAAGGAATTTTTCCAAGAGATTGGGCAAAAAGGCGGAGAGGCCACTTCCGAAAATCATGATAAGGAATTCTATCAGGAAATCGGCGAAAAAGGCGGAGGGGCACGGGCCAATCAACGAGATGGTTCCGATGATGGAAAAATGAGCCGTGAAGAAGCAGGACGCAAAGGCGGGGAAAAAAGCCGCCGTTAA